In the genome of Phycodurus eques isolate BA_2022a chromosome 11, UOR_Pequ_1.1, whole genome shotgun sequence, the window TCTTACCTCACAGTAGGGACAGAACCTGTGAGGGCTTTGGTTCTTCTCTACTAGGTCAGCGATGCAGGAGAACCGAGGGTCTGCATCTGCGCATTCCAGTGTCCCAGGGTCCTGAGTCAGAACCTTACAGAACAAACCGAGGACTAAGCAGAAGTGGACCGTCGACACCTGGACCAGGGCACTGCTCGGCCTCACACATTCATTCGGTTAAGGATGAGGCTTTAGATATATTCTCAAAAAGCAAAGATTATACATGAGTGCTAAAGTAGCAAATAACTACAATGGAACTCCTTAAGCCGAACACCTCTGTGGCCGTACAATTCGGAATTTGCCTCTAAAGTTATAAAAATCATAGGTCAAAATACCATCATGCATTACGTCAGAATATAAGACATATGAACATGGACaatgttggtattctttttttttttaaagaaaaaaatcccacaaTCTTCTTTCTTTAACAAAAGAGTACCAACAATGTTGcctgtgctgtgtgtacaaagaagaaaatactgtaactaCTGTGACGCAAACAGCAGGCTTACTGTAGTTACAGTATGTTCTGCAGCTGCTTTGTTAaatctggcacagggtgtcttgaactTGTGCTGGGTGCAAAGAAATCTCAATACCATCAAGGCATCCTAGAGCGAACTGTCCTGCCCcatgtcagaaagcttggttgTAGTTTCAAGTCATAGGTCCTTCAACAGGATAAAGACAACAACACAcagctaagaaaaaaaacaagaagggctaagaaaaaaacatctaaatacATAGTGAATAGTCCTGATATAATTACTATTGGACATTTGTAGAAGAAGCCAAATAATACAATCTGGAGAAgtcacccttcaaacctgagaagGTTGGGGCACTTTGCTAATGACCAGCGGGCCAAAAATATCGGACGAGACATGCTAAAAGTCTCATTGGGAGTTACAGAAATTGCTTCATTGCAGTGATCccctcaaaaggttgtgcaactaAATGTTAAGGCTATCATCGTTTTTGCACAGGTAATTTTTATTCGTCTGATTTCCAAGAAGATTCTGTTAGACCATGATAatgatcacaaaaataaaacaatggcagatttttattacgtttttttaatttaattttttatttttcatgtattattacttttgtcagtttgaagttatttttgtgATCATTGTGGGGTTTTCTGTCTCTGATGGAAGGAtcccaacaattttgtccacatcTGTAAGTTCAGCATGCAGTAAAGTGCttactttatttaattttttttgtaacacttACTCTTAAAGATGGAGCGCTGTCAGCGTATCGTGCAAGATCTCAGCACACCTCACAAGACCTTAGTTGAGTGATTATGAAAGCATTAATTGCGGATATTTCGCttggtgtgattttttttgtttgaaacttGTGCCCTAAGAATACGTGACATCACAAGAGATGTCAGTATATTGCACTAGAAACAAAGGATTAGCGCTTCACATCCTCATGTCTCATTACTAGAGCATAAAAAGTCTCTCAAGAAGCATGCGAAATGTGATCTGTTGTAGTGGAAGGATATTAGGTGCTAGTTTCCCATAAAAGCAAACCAGGGAATGGAGCAAGCCTGCTATGAGGGTTCCCAGGTAAATAGGGTTGGGTAACCTGGAATGAAGATAGCTGCTATCTGAACAAAGAGACGCAACACACCATAATATGTGTTGGGAATATCACACATAGTTCAATCAGTTTGTCAAACCTTTGGTATGTGGCCATGCGGTGGTACTGAGTGAAGATGCTTCTGGCCAGCCAAGGGAAGAGTAAACCACAAAGGACACCACCATAACCTCCCAACATGGCTGCTATCAGGAGAATGGTGGCTCCGCTCAGGCTTGGAAAAAACAGTGTCCAGTAGTACAAAACTGGCATTAAGGGACACAAACAAAATTCACAGAAATGAATGTATGCACATCTTTTATACCTGTGTTAATTGTGCTACCCCTGATTTAAACACTACAGATGATATTTACCATGAGACTCTTTGGGCTTGTGGTGGATTGGCACGTTCATATACTGGCTCAGTAGTTTGGTGAGTTGTTGATGCCTGCAAATAAAAGCACAACACAGCAATGTGTACAGTGATCCCCACCTATTCGTGGTTTGcaattcacaaattcatatgtttttttggtttgtttttttgtcctgtggTACCAATCCTCAGTCATTCACGGAAAAACTTGCCTGATcacatttttgtgctttttctgtaATGCCCTGAGATGCCGCAAGATGCCAATGCCCTGGCtgaataggaaagtagtaattggtgtcaacaCAGTTGAAGAGAAAAGTCTCTACTGAGAAACAAGCTTTGAATGTTTGGgaagagctaagtttagcctgggttgttattGGAAGTCTTCGTACATGTGCACTTCcgatgtattttttcaaaataaaataacatgtaaatcatttatttttaagggtaatgttgtaaaacgAGTTCGAAgtgatattaaactgttttggatAATAATGTGTGGTATAGTCACAGTTCAAAATACTAacataggcaattctaaacaaAAATTGCTACTACTGTactcacaaaatatataaaatgaatacCACTGATGGAAACTGTGTTTTTATCAAGGTTTTGCGTAATATTCACCGAAATGTTTTCCCCTGTTTGCTGAGGTCCAGCGGTTTGAGGCCGCTGAGGTTTTTCTCATGAAGGGCCCTGCACCCAGCTTTTTGCAGCAGAGTCCAGCACACCTCCACGCATCCTCGCTCAGCCGCGACATGAAGTGCCGTCGCCCCCTGTTGCTCGACAGCATCCACAGCACAACGCTGAAAGTAAAGTATTAATTTTACAGCAGCAGatatccatccagtttctataGTGCgcgtcctcattcgggtcacgggtgacctggggcctatcccagctgactttaggcgagaggtggggtaaaacctggactggttgccagccagttgcATACTGTAGTAAGAACTATAAACAGTTAAAAGCTATTTCACAGCAGATTCAGGAGAACGAGTTGCCTTTGTAATAATGATCACCCATTACTATTGTCAtgtaagaaatacaaaataaatgaatggtaTTACCTGGTTTCTGAGGAGGTACTGGACCATATCTGTGTTGCCCGTAGATGCCGCCAAATGAAGGGGGGTCATCTGGtgcatgtctgtgtcagtgAAACGGAACATTTCCGTCTCCCACAAATAGTGCACTGCAACGCTGGGTAAAGAATGGtcaacacatgcatgcatggaaTATCAAGTTGTGACAATTTGACTTTTGTTGGTGACTTCACTCACATGCTGCCGCCTGTCACCGCATGATGCAGAGAGGATTTTCCTTGCAGATCTCTGACACGCAGGTCAGCTCCATGCTGTATCATTTTATGAATGATGTCAATGTTTCCTTGCCTATGAGGAGACATCATAAGATCGCCAGTTTTTCAATGGAAGAAACATACCAAACCTCAGAGACCTGAAGTACTCTACCTGCAAGCAAAGTGCAAAGCCGACTGTCCCGCATCGCAGGTGAGGTTGGGGTCTGCGGCGTTGCTGAGGAAAAGGTCAACCAGGGCACGGTTACCATGGAGGGCAGCGTAGTGCAGGGGAGTGAAACCACCCCAGCCTGGATAcgcaaaataaaacacacacaaaaacagatttgAACATCTCTGTACGCCATGTTATTATGCTCGTGTCATATTAATATCAAAATGTCTGGATGGATATTGAACTGCTTAGCGAAAACACTAGCAGTCAAACTGTGTCCAAACGTTTGGGTGGTAGTGTACGTTCGATACAAAAGATGAATAATATCAAAGTGGCGCCCGCATCATTCCATTTCATTAACCGCAAATCTAATgaagttgatttattttgtgcttACCTTTTTGCCTGAGGACTGCTCGGTCATTTTCAATGATGGCTTTTGCAATGCTCAAGGTTTCCTCTCTGTACAAAGTCAAATATGTCCCCGTTTTTCAGGGAAGGTGAAGACATCGGATGCATTATTGTGGTTTCACAAGCGCAGTTCTGGCTTGTTGTATTCCTACAGaagaaactaaataaaatgactCTTTTAGATGAATTGCTTTTATCTCGATCTTTTTAATGCAAAACGAGATCACGAAAAAAGCGTATTTTGCAACGCGAAACAGATGTAACGGTACATTGCCGGAGACAGCTGACCACGCCCAAGGACACCTAATTGGTTGAAACCTCCCACATGAGCAGTGacgtaaaatggaaaaaaaataaaaaggaaatgatACTAAATGTTTTACATACTTAGTTTCGTTCGTTTTTTAACGTAGGAAtatatgtgtttttatttatttataattagaTACTATATTCATGTTGTTTTTAGTTATTGACGTGATCCAGTAGGGGGCGGTAGTGCTCCACGCCACGGCAAGCCGCCGGTCATTTCACCCAACAGAAAAAGAAGCAGGTTGGCAGCAACCAGGCGTCTAGCGGCTATATAATGCTGTACAATAGCGTGGGAGATGAGCCACTTTGCCATTGTTTTTACTCGTAGTTGAACCCAGGAGAAAGAAAGCGAGCACACATGCAGGTGACGTGTGACTCGTCCGGGGTGGTCTCCAGTTCTCATTCTTCAAAATCAGCATCCTCCGGCGATAAATGTTCacaaatgtgcatgttttaacTTCTGCTCTTCGTCTAATATGAAATTAACAGTAAGACCCAAGgacataaaacttttttttaactttttgcaAGATTTATTGTGCGCTTTCGAAACATTTTTGTCTGATATGGTAGTAGTGGTAGTGTAGTATTTTACCACCAGATGGCACTGTTTGTTAGGTTTGCGACGTTATTTTATCTTTTCACCGCAGGAATTCTACGGTTATCTGGTGGAATGGTTAAATGATGGGACAATTGTCAATTATTGTATGGTATATAAGCATTTGTGGGTTgaatgtttttgacatttttcgtAACAGTTCCTCtaaggtattattattatttgtttaaatgttcTTTGAATACTCACACTGTAGGTTTCTCACTCCTGCTTTACATATACTATATGCTCTCATCTTGTAATCCTTTATATCTTGTTAGAGCTTGTTATCACTGCAATCGCTGCTCCTGAAAATGTCATCCATTGCTAAAACTCCCAAATATAAGACGTAACTTTCAATGTTGTTTATACAGCCCACTCAGTAATACGAcccactgagcatttacattatcaagagtcttatagttttgctttaattcagaaatgtttttcctcTGTAACTGGTTTATTCTTGTGGCTCTGACCTTCCAATTCTtcttgctgatgagtggtttacATCTTGTATGCATCtttggcctgtatatttcttgtctcgaagtcttcttcgaacagcgtattgtgataccttcaaccctgccctgtggaggtttgcagtgatgtcactgactgttgtctttgggtttttcgtcacagctctcacaatgtgtCTGTCATCAATTGCTTTTGATACCCTTGGCTgacctgtttgatgtctgttgctccGTACACCAGgagtttctctctttttcaggacattccaaattgttgtattggctatgcccaatatttgtgcaatagctctgatggATTTTCTGTCTTCTCTGAGATTCAAAATGGTTtttcccatagacagctctctggtctttaTGTTTGCTTAatagcaaatgcagttttcacaggggaaacccaaagccaaaaacaagcactaacaTTAGatatgtttaagcaatcaatctaaaaggccaCACCTGAGCAACAAGAAACACCCGTCAGTCACatgttctaatacttttgctcacttgaaacgTGGCTTATTCATGGGTTGCTGTCATAGCGAGTCATATCATGGCAGCCAGGCCTGACAGGTCTATAAAAAGCCCAAGCGACTGAGCTGTGGTGGGAGGGCATCATCCATTTGGCCcagcaatactttttcacttctGCTTCTCTGGGGTAGTTAGAATGCACATGACCTGAGCCAGCTGATACGAGTTACTCCGCTTGTTCAAAGTCCATTCTACTTGCTGTAGATTAGTGAGGGCGGGCTGTTTTAAAGGAGGTTTCATACAGTGAAGTAAGCGTCAGTCATGTTTTAGCAGGTCTCTACTTGCCTTTGTTGCCTTTGTCTGACATGAGAACGTGGACGCAGTAGGAGCTCAGCTGGACTCCCGCAAGTCACTTTCACATTTCCTTGTTAAGAGCGTGGATAGTCACACATGGCTCTTACACAAACACAGGTAAGAACTTGTGTTGTACATTCTGTAATTGATTATGTTTAATTGAAATGGTGATAAGAAGTGTgcattccacacacacacacacacacacacacacacacgcacacacacacagaaacaaaagcTTCTCACATGAGTGATGTTAAATAATCAGTGCTTTGGTGAGGAATGTGAGCTGTCTTTATCTAGTTCACTTCCCGCTTTGTAAATCACAAGCCTATTAATAGAATACGCTCAGAATGTCGTTGCTGTATAAAATCAGTGCTTTCAGTTACTTCTTGATCTTAAACGTAAGTTCGAATCCAAGACTTTCCTGCAATTCATTAGAAATATGACTGCAAAAGTTGTCAAGAGTGCTGTGTGATggatactttataaaaaaaaaaaaattaaaaaaaagtcactattACAGGCAACAGATGAGAGGCCTCACTCATGGGGCACCCTTGGGTCCGACAGCATTTCATgtaaatttacagtatttgctaGTTAAATTGCTATCTTTTGAGAATTGTGTGGAATTAATTGTCGATTAATCACGTCTTGACAAAAATTCTATGGCACAACTATAATGGTAAGTGTAAATCCACTCAATAAAACACTTGCATTGAAACAGAAGTTTCAAAAATTGAGCATATCTTTGTTGGTCTTTGTTTATGTAAGTCTTGTGGGACTCCACTACCCTTCGAGGATTTGCGGAGTTGTGTAAGCAATGTTGCCGGTCATTTTGTGCTTCCAGTTATCCTAATTGGAATTCCGCGAGTCACCAATTCTATGCAGATGTGGGTGAATGACCAGTTTAGTGGCACTTAACTGCTTGTGGTTTTGGACTTCAGTGTGATAAGGTTGTTTTTCAGCACAGACTGTATCTTATTTGGAAAATTGTGTTTGTCAAGTGAATGCAATTAAGTAGAGAGAATTTTTCATAACGAGATGGGGAAGGCTGTGTATTTCTGAATGTTGTCTTTGTGTTCCCCTCCAGGATGACGGAATAAAAGGGGAGAGGGTCAACAAAGAAACAGGCGAGCTGAGTGCTTCAGGGGAGTTATCGGTCTCCGTGCAATTGGATGTAAAGAAAGCGGATGTCCC includes:
- the si:ch211-223a10.1 gene encoding LOW QUALITY PROTEIN: uncharacterized protein si:ch211-223a10.1 (The sequence of the model RefSeq protein was modified relative to this genomic sequence to represent the inferred CDS: deleted 1 base in 1 codon); amino-acid sequence: MHPMSSPSLKNGDIFDFVQRGNLEHCKAIIENDRAVLRQKGWGGFTPLHYAALHGNRALVDLFLSNAADPNLTCDAGQSALHFACRQGNIDIIHKMIQHGADLRVRDLQGKSSLHHAVTGGSIVAVHYLWETEMFRFTDTDMHQMTPLHLAASTGNTDMVQYLLRNQRCAVDAVEQQGATALHVAAERGCVEVCWTLLQKAGCRALHEKNLSGLKPLDLSKQGKTFRHQQLTKLLSQYMNVPIHHKPKESHVLYYWTLFFPSLSGATILLIAAMLGGYGGVLCGLLFPWLARSIFTQYHRMATYQRLPNPIYLGTLIAGLLHSLVCFYGKLAPSVRPSSALVQVSTVHFCLVLGLFCKVLTQDPGTLECADADPRFSCIADLVEKNQSPHRFCPYCELFQPDYTKHCKLCDVCVQDYDHHCLFLKRCIGQANHRLFLIFILSTMTGRFLFVATATSYLYDKMSASSLSWLTFLGSEFWVTGMVVMNSLTLLWEVWLLTEQLHAIAMATTTYFRHYENVRRHRSLGQRCIAVVTFLLEGRRRVGSGHPRDDNVAIDI